The Bos indicus isolate NIAB-ARS_2022 breed Sahiwal x Tharparkar chromosome 27, NIAB-ARS_B.indTharparkar_mat_pri_1.0, whole genome shotgun sequence genome contains the following window.
gtatgtaaatattttaaacgtAAAAGTGAAAAACCAAAAATGCTGCTCTGGGTTCCCTTCAACATTTCTGAGATTCAGACTTGCTGCTGATAGTGGAAGTCtgcttgtgttagtcactcagtcgtgttcaactctttgagaccccatggactgcagcccaccaggctcctccgtctatggaattctccaggcaagaatactggattgggttgccaagTCTCCTTAGCAGGAGACAAATTATTCATAGAAAGGAAATTGTATTTGCTTTTCAAAGtgggcagaggaagaggaaggaagagagaagccTGTGAGTACCGAGTAAGCATGGTAAATGCTTTATTAGTTTGAGCTCTTAAACTGCCAGCCTTCATATGCATGGTTTTCCATAAGGAgtcatgcagttttttttttttaatcctttaagtGTAGCTTTCTAACGTCCCtaccttttaaaatttggttttcaAGGGTCAAGCCTCACAAATATTGTCTAAGAGAGACAGTGTCTCATCTGGAGTGTATCATTCCATCCTTTTCCAGGCATCATGCATATTTCAATATTGTACCATCTAGTGAATTATCCATCTGCTGACTCCTGATTTTTTAATGACAAAGTTGGCATCACTAGGCTGCAGGGAGCCTCATACTGGGCACACCCTCCTGACCTTCTGAAATGTCATTTAATATTATCCTTCATTATTCCTCAACTGTCCACATGACAGATGGTGGGATAATTCACTTTCAGGTCAGATTTCATAACATTCTGGATTCCAAATCTTTTTAAGTCCGCTTCTACTGCAATTGGGTCATCCATACATCATCCTTTCGACCTTCATAATCCAATCAATTAATGGTTTTGTTAATCTGGATCCATCAGCCCCTGTAAACCATGCTAAATGATTTCATTCTATTACGAGGAAAAATATGCAAGCTAACAACATTTagcaatataatttaaaactagATTTGGTGCTTCACAGAATAAGAACAGGTTAGAATGTAAAAGGAAattcttggaaaatatttttccattgcaTAAAACTTATAATGTCCTCAACAGTAGTCAGCAGATACTGGATATTTCATATTAGCATACTGTGTGGATCTTTGTCCAAGACTCTTGATTGATATTCAGAATCATTGATATCCATTTTCATGAGATAACTATATCGCTGGATGGACCAACTCTCCAAGAATAAACTGAGTTAGAgctgtctttgcttttcttttgtttcttcagagAAAATAGACTGAAAACAAATAGGTCACAAATCAGTGAAGTTTGTTGCTGAGCCTCTATCATTTGTGAGGTGGTCATGGCAATTTTGGAATTCCCAGGCTGGACAGGTGTGAGAGTCTAGACCATCAAACACCAGGCTGGCTCGGGCTATACCTTCAACTGCCCTGAGTCACAGACCAGGGCCATAGGCCTAAAGCAgatgtatttctcttttaaaataaaacaagagatTCATAAATTAACAGAAACTTGGAGATTCCAAACTCGAACTGAATTTCCAgaataaaattattctgaaataattttattaatttatattcatttccACACAGGAATGGACAGACCACAAGTTACGCTGGAATCCGGATGAATACGGTGGGATTCATTCCATTAAAGTTCCGTCAGAATCTCTCTGGCTTCCTGACATAGTTCTCTTTGAAAAGTAAGTCTTGCAGAAGACAAATCCGCTAGTCCGATGAGGCATGGAAATAGAAAAGCCTGATTGTGCCAAAATAATTAAGAGAAAGGTACAACCTTGATGAGAGAATTGTTCCTTTCGGAAATCTTGTTTGATGCTGTGAtaggaaaggaataaaatacaaatagaacagtggtggggtggggggggggggggcgcaggGGGAGACTGCTAATCTGTGTTAGACTAACCTAGACTAACCGCGAGCGAACCGTCTTTCCACAGCGCCGACGGCCGGTTCGAAGGCTCGCTCATGACCAAGGCTGTGGTCAGGTCGGACGGGACCGTGGCGTGGACGCCTCCCGCCAGCTACAAGAGCTCCTGTACCATGGACGTCACGTTCTTCCCGTTCGACCGGCAGAACTGCTCCATGAAGTTCGGGTCCTGGACTTACGACGGGACCATGGTGGACCTCGTCCTCACAGACGAGAACGTGGACCGGAAGGACTTCTTCGACAACGGAGAGTGGGAGATCCTGAACGCCAAGGGCACGGCCGGGGGCCGGAGGCACGGCGCCTACTGGTACCCGTTCATCAGCTACTCCTTCGTGCTGCGCCGCCTGCCCCTGTTCTACACGCTCTTCCTCATCGTCCCGTGTCTGGGGCTGTCCTTCCTGACCGTGCTGGTCTTCTACTTGCCTTCCGACGAGGGCGAGAAGCTCTCCTTATCCACCTCTGTCCTGGTTTCCCTCACGGTCTTCCTCCTGGTGATTGAGGAGATCATCCCGTCTTCCTCCAAGGTCATCCCGCTCATCGGGGAGTACCTCCTGTTCATCATGGTCTTCGTCACCCTGTCCATCATCGTCACCGTGTTTGTCATCAACGTCCACCACAGATCTTCCTCAACCTACCACCCCATGGCCCCCTGGGTTAAGCGGCTCTTTCTGCAAACCCTTCCTAAGTTACTCTGCATGAAGGACCACGTGGATCGCTACTCTCTCCCAGGTAAAGAGGAGAGGAAACCCACCCTGAGAGGTCAAGTCCtcgaaagaaggaaacaaaagcagaTGAGTGATGGAGAAAAAGTTCTGGTTGCTTTCCTGGAAAAGGCGGCGGATTCCATCAGATACATTTCCAGCCACGTGAAGAAGGAGCATTTCATCAGCCAGGTGAGGGAGCTGTTGTGAGCCCCGACTGAGATTTTTAATGTCTGTTTGCAACAAATAGGGTCCCTGTTTCAAACATGACCTTATCAGCTACCTGCTTGACATGCATATAACTTCACACAAGCCCTGACACAGAATAGGGACTTCAGTATGAATTTTCAGGGAGACCTTCACAAAAACAGAATGAGCAAAAGAGAAGCAACTCTAGATTAAGCACAGCTCCTTCTCATTAGATGTGAGTCTATTTAAATAATTCAATTCTACATTGAAGTTGTTTGTCCAGGTCTCTGGTCATTTATCTCTCATTTTTTTATGGGATGATGGATAGCTCTATTCAGGATATTTGGaaatcagaaaacagaaagagtcaAGCTTTATATTAATACAAAACATGATGTAACAGCAAGTATTTAGTTCACAGATTTAGTTTTTAAGATGTGGAAAGGATATGGATTTAAGACTCAAAACAGTTCTGCTTGCAGATGCTACCCATGTTCCACTCGCTTGAGAAAAGCTGCTTAACCTGACCTTGTTTTCTGAACTCTCCCTTGAAGGGAGGAATTACAGACATCAAGTACAAAATATGTATTATGTGCCCAGCACACACGGTCTCATGATGTGCAGACAATAAACATTAATCTCATCtttcttctctccatctctccctcctctAAATGGTCCTTCCCCTGCGGAAGGAAAATATTATTTGACATGTAAATACTCAGCACAAACGGTAGTCTGTTGCTTAAAAAGAGTTAATATTTATACCAGTTTATACAGTTCTATTATTTTACTCTAAAATCAGTGAAAATTAGTGCCAACAGCCTAATGCCATAAACACACTTAAGAAAGAATAGGTTTTTCAAGAAACAGCTTCTGTATTTCATATGGGCACTGCCTAGTACCTCCTCTCTCttataatttgttgttttttaaatccacttaaaaattttttttaaagcactgggGAAAGAAATGCTGCTATGGAACAAGCATTTCAGCTATtcttaaggttttctatttctttatttacatCTTTTAGAAATTCTAACACAAAGATTTAAATGGTTTtttatagacttccctggtaataCAGTGGTTAAgctttccaaagcagggaatgtgggtttgatccctggtcagacagctaagatcccacatgccttgtggccaaaataaatatataaataaacaccaAAGCAACGtcgtaacaaattcaaaaagactTTAATAATGGGTCACATCAAgactaaagtattttttaaatttttaaaatcaaaagtagcttttaaaaaactataaaaataacacGTTGTTGGCATAAGGAATTTggaaaatatgaaacatttaagACGATTCACATCACTAATAATCCCCCACTTAAGGttgacactttttaaaattaaatgtgtttatttttaattggaggataattgctttacaatattgtggtggtttctgccatatatcaacatgaatcagctgcaGGTATATGTATGTGAaactccctcctacctcccaccccatcccacttctCTACGTTGTCACAGAGCTCCAGATTTGAGCTCCTGCATCATACGGTAAATTTCCACTGGCTTTCTAATtatacatatggtagtgtatatgtctcaatgctactctctcaactcatcccaccctctccttccccactgtgtccacaagtctgatctctgtgtctgcgtctccattaaagtgaagtgaaagtcgctcagtcgtgtctgactctgcgaccccatggactatagagcccatggaattctccaggccagaatactgtagtgggtagcctttcctatctccagcggatcttcccaacccagggattgaacccaggtctcccgcgttgcaggtagattctttaccagctgagccaccagagaggtctccattgctgccctgcaaataggttcgtcagtaccgtctttctagattccatatata
Protein-coding sequences here:
- the CHRNB3 gene encoding neuronal acetylcholine receptor subunit beta-3, producing MLADFILVFSVLGITHSAAAGFRSIAEEEDALLRHLFQGYQKWVRPVLHSNDTVKVYFGLKISQLVDVDEKNQLMTTNVWLKQEWTDHKLRWNPDEYGGIHSIKVPSESLWLPDIVLFENADGRFEGSLMTKAVVRSDGTVAWTPPASYKSSCTMDVTFFPFDRQNCSMKFGSWTYDGTMVDLVLTDENVDRKDFFDNGEWEILNAKGTAGGRRHGAYWYPFISYSFVLRRLPLFYTLFLIVPCLGLSFLTVLVFYLPSDEGEKLSLSTSVLVSLTVFLLVIEEIIPSSSKVIPLIGEYLLFIMVFVTLSIIVTVFVINVHHRSSSTYHPMAPWVKRLFLQTLPKLLCMKDHVDRYSLPGKEERKPTLRGQVLERRKQKQMSDGEKVLVAFLEKAADSIRYISSHVKKEHFISQVVQDWKFAAQVLDRIFLWLFLIASVTGSVLIFTPALKMWLHSYH